One region of Clostridium sp. Marseille-P299 genomic DNA includes:
- a CDS encoding response regulator transcription factor gives MAKILVVEDEAKIARFVELELKYEGYEVEIANDGRTGLEKALHANVDLVLLDIMLPELSGIEVCRRIRMESQIPIIMLTAKDDVTDKVAGLDMGADDYMTKPFAIEELLARIRVALNRQSKVMSEGKQDILVHGDLKLNLLSHSAFYGNEELTLTKKEYELLEYLMKNKNIALTREQLLNNVWDYEYFGDTNVVDVYIRYLRQKIDDKFGIRLINTVRGVGYIIKDEK, from the coding sequence ATGGCTAAAATTTTAGTAGTAGAAGATGAAGCAAAGATTGCCAGATTTGTTGAATTAGAGTTAAAGTATGAAGGATATGAAGTTGAAATTGCAAATGATGGGAGAACTGGATTAGAAAAAGCATTGCATGCCAATGTGGATTTAGTTTTACTTGATATCATGCTTCCAGAATTGAGTGGTATTGAAGTTTGTAGAAGAATAAGAATGGAGTCACAGATACCTATTATCATGTTAACAGCAAAAGATGATGTTACAGATAAAGTAGCAGGACTTGATATGGGAGCAGATGACTATATGACAAAACCTTTTGCCATTGAAGAGTTGTTAGCGCGAATCCGTGTAGCATTAAATCGCCAAAGTAAGGTTATGTCTGAAGGAAAACAAGATATTTTAGTCCATGGTGATTTGAAATTAAACTTGTTAAGTCATAGTGCCTTTTATGGAAATGAAGAACTAACATTAACCAAAAAAGAATATGAGTTACTTGAATACCTAATGAAAAATAAGAACATTGCACTTACTAGAGAGCAGTTATTAAATAATGTTTGGGATTATGAGTACTTTGGAGATACCAATGTCGTTGATGTTTACATCAGGTATTTGAGACAAAAAATTGATGATAAATTTGGTATTCGTTTAATTAATACCGTGCGAGGAGTGGGGTATATTATAAAAGATGAAAAATAA
- a CDS encoding HAMP domain-containing sensor histidine kinase has translation MKNKILSGIRTILLKTFVPLKKKKDDFFGNIRLSITNRIALNYFKLMLINGVLFFFIFQILYISNEKSSYTDLAEEIVINLEANTEQIEGNINPFADRGVSFILYETDTKNEVYNDVTYQMNSYVGILKSIHYNKESEDYKLVLEEQMPVLHNGRDYTAVFFYNMTSSYNDMWRLFMNLGLIYLILTFFIIKEAKKNNVKMLEPIHAMSATVNRLTVNNLHSERLNVEGMKNELKDLAVVFNDMLDRLETSYDSQKQFVSDASHELRTPIAVIQGYANMLNRWGSKDEEILEESIEAIQNEAKAMQDLVEKLLFLSRHDKKTLKLEKKHFNMRPVVEEMVKETKLVAVNRIVECPYLEDVDIYGDKQSLKQAMRVFIDNAIKYTKDGEKIIISCQNVRGNCVITIEDTGIGMTRKDIDNIFQRFYRSDHVRDRKIEGHGLGLSIAKLIIMAHTGKIKIRSQYTKGTSFTITIPRIRY, from the coding sequence ATGAAAAATAAAATACTAAGTGGCATAAGAACTATTTTATTAAAAACCTTTGTGCCACTTAAAAAAAAGAAAGATGATTTTTTTGGTAACATTCGTTTATCCATAACCAATCGCATTGCCCTTAATTATTTTAAATTAATGTTGATTAATGGTGTTTTATTTTTCTTTATATTTCAGATTTTATATATAAGTAATGAAAAGTCATCTTATACGGATTTGGCTGAGGAAATAGTAATTAATTTAGAAGCAAATACGGAGCAGATTGAAGGAAATATTAATCCATTTGCTGACCGAGGAGTCAGTTTTATATTATATGAAACAGATACAAAGAATGAAGTATATAACGATGTTACCTACCAAATGAATAGTTATGTGGGAATTTTAAAATCCATTCACTATAACAAAGAAAGTGAAGATTATAAGCTCGTGCTTGAAGAGCAAATGCCGGTACTTCACAATGGTCGTGATTACACAGCAGTATTTTTTTATAATATGACATCTAGCTATAATGATATGTGGCGTTTGTTTATGAACTTAGGATTGATTTATTTAATATTAACCTTTTTTATTATTAAAGAAGCTAAGAAGAATAATGTTAAAATGCTAGAACCAATTCATGCAATGTCAGCAACGGTAAATCGATTAACAGTAAACAATCTTCATAGTGAACGCTTAAATGTGGAAGGTATGAAAAATGAGTTAAAAGATTTGGCAGTTGTGTTTAATGATATGTTAGATCGTTTGGAAACTTCATATGATAGCCAGAAACAATTTGTTTCGGATGCTTCTCATGAACTTCGAACACCAATTGCTGTAATTCAAGGGTATGCGAATATGTTAAATCGATGGGGTTCCAAAGATGAGGAAATTCTTGAAGAATCCATTGAAGCAATCCAAAATGAAGCAAAGGCAATGCAAGATTTAGTAGAAAAGTTATTATTCCTCTCAAGACATGATAAAAAGACGTTAAAATTAGAGAAGAAGCATTTTAATATGCGACCAGTGGTTGAAGAGATGGTAAAAGAAACGAAATTGGTAGCAGTAAATCGTATTGTAGAATGTCCTTATTTAGAAGATGTTGACATATATGGTGATAAACAATCCTTAAAGCAAGCTATGCGTGTATTTATTGATAACGCAATTAAATACACGAAGGATGGAGAGAAGATAATAATTTCTTGTCAAAATGTTAGAGGCAACTGCGTAATTACCATTGAGGATACTGGAATAGGAATGACGAGAAAGGATATCGATAATATATTTCAGCGATTTTATCGTTCGGATCATGTTAGAGATCGAAAAATTGAAGGGCATGGGCTTGGGCTTTCAATTGCAAAGTTAATTATTATGGCTCATACCGGTAAAATAAAGATTCGTTCTCAATATACCAAAGGTACAAGTTTTACCATAACAATACCTAGAATTAGATATTAA
- a CDS encoding ABC transporter ATP-binding protein, translated as MSFNSVKEDENVIKTSKKLTLIRLFQYLLTYKKKIAFVIFIMIITVAITLVNPLIVERAIDVYIKNKDYKGLFTLGIIGVILNIILVLLIKLRMYIMAKMSNDVLLTIRQELYTHIQSLSFNFFDSRPTGKILARIIGDVNSLKDVLSNSVTTLIPSFITICAVVVIMFIKNYRLAFAAMISLPLMIIGVWFVQTRAHKRWQIHRKKSSNLNAFIHEDVSGMRIIQSFRAENETEETFDELLKEHRDSFMDAVTFADAFGPIVDFCWGLGTLSLYYVGVKLIGSDAVPVGTLLAFATYISMFWNPLLNLSNFYNQLITNIAGAERIFEILDAKPEITEASDVISLPTVKGDVKFKQVSFSYDEDTPVLENVNFHVKPGETIALVGPTGAGKTTIVNLISRFYDIQKGSIQIDGYDVKKVSIESLREQMGIMTQDNFLFSGTIKENIRYGKLDATDEEIIEAAKAVNAHDFIMKMEKGYDTELKERGAGLSIGQKQLLAFARTMVSKPRILILDEATSSIDTHTELLVQEGIEALLKGRTSFVIAHRLSTIQKADRIFYIDQGGILEEGNAKELLEKKGAYYDLYMAQFKNIA; from the coding sequence ATGTCTTTCAATTCTGTAAAAGAAGATGAAAATGTAATCAAAACTAGTAAGAAACTAACCTTAATACGGTTATTTCAATACTTACTTACGTATAAAAAGAAAATTGCTTTTGTTATATTCATTATGATAATAACTGTCGCTATTACTCTTGTTAATCCATTAATAGTAGAACGTGCAATTGATGTATATATTAAAAATAAAGACTATAAAGGATTATTCACCTTAGGAATCATCGGTGTAATATTAAACATTATTCTTGTTCTATTAATTAAGTTAAGAATGTATATCATGGCTAAGATGTCCAATGATGTCCTCTTAACAATTCGCCAAGAGTTATATACCCATATACAAAGTCTAAGTTTTAATTTCTTTGACTCTAGACCAACGGGTAAAATTCTTGCTCGTATTATAGGCGACGTTAATAGTTTAAAAGACGTTCTTTCCAACAGTGTTACTACATTAATACCATCTTTTATAACTATTTGCGCTGTAGTTGTTATAATGTTTATTAAAAACTATAGATTAGCGTTTGCAGCCATGATTAGCTTACCTTTAATGATTATTGGTGTTTGGTTCGTCCAAACAAGAGCTCATAAAAGATGGCAAATACATCGTAAGAAAAGCTCCAATTTAAATGCTTTTATCCATGAAGATGTATCTGGTATGAGAATAATTCAAAGCTTTAGAGCTGAGAATGAAACCGAAGAAACCTTTGATGAGTTGTTAAAAGAACATCGTGACTCCTTTATGGATGCAGTCACATTTGCAGATGCCTTTGGACCGATCGTTGATTTTTGTTGGGGACTTGGAACCTTATCCCTTTATTATGTTGGTGTAAAACTCATCGGTAGTGATGCCGTGCCAGTTGGTACTTTACTGGCTTTTGCTACTTATATTTCAATGTTTTGGAATCCACTCCTTAATTTAAGTAACTTTTATAATCAATTAATAACCAATATTGCAGGTGCAGAAAGAATTTTTGAAATCTTAGATGCCAAACCAGAAATTACAGAAGCAAGTGATGTTATCTCCTTACCAACGGTAAAAGGAGATGTCAAATTCAAACAAGTATCTTTTTCCTATGATGAAGATACTCCTGTATTAGAAAATGTAAACTTTCATGTAAAGCCTGGTGAAACAATTGCATTAGTTGGTCCAACAGGTGCTGGAAAAACTACTATCGTTAATTTAATAAGTCGTTTCTACGATATACAAAAAGGCTCAATTCAAATTGATGGCTACGATGTAAAAAAGGTTTCCATTGAAAGCCTTAGAGAGCAAATGGGAATTATGACTCAAGATAACTTTTTATTCTCAGGCACCATTAAAGAAAATATCCGATATGGAAAACTTGATGCAACCGATGAGGAAATCATTGAGGCTGCGAAAGCAGTAAATGCACATGATTTTATTATGAAAATGGAAAAAGGATATGATACAGAACTAAAAGAACGTGGAGCCGGTTTATCCATCGGGCAAAAGCAGTTACTTGCATTTGCTAGAACTATGGTATCAAAGCCAAGAATTCTAATTTTGGATGAAGCAACTTCTAGTATTGATACTCATACGGAATTACTCGTTCAAGAAGGAATTGAAGCATTATTAAAGGGTCGTACCTCTTTTGTTATTGCACATAGATTATCTACGATCCAAAAGGCTGATAGGATCTTTTATATCGACCAAGGTGGTATCTTAGAAGAAGGTAATGCAAAAGAATTGCTTGAGAAAAAAGGCGCTTACTACGATCTTTATATGGCACAATTTAAAAATATTGCGTAA